The nucleotide sequence TTGCATCATGTGAGCCAAAATGGGTTCGCACTTACCCCAACACGATGGATAAAATTGTTTGTGTTTCCGCACTTCGGATTTAGGCGGTACTCCCCACCAAAATTCGGCCAATGCAATAGGCTTTAATTGATGTTGAAAAGCATATTGAAACAATTTGGGCGCACAACATTCACCAGCACCGGCAGGAGGTTGGGAGTGAAGTGCTGTTTTAAAAATAGCTACTAATGATTTTTCTTTGTTATGGGCATTTAAAAAAGTGTAATTGTTAAAAAGCCAATGCTGTAAGGCGTTTGATTGGGCTTTTCGCTGCTCTTTCAAATGATTTATTTTATCTTGAAAACCAGCTATTTGATTGCTTATTTCATTTTCCTTAGATTGATAGTTTGCTGTTAACACTCTTAGCAAGTGTTTTTCATGCAAACTTTGTTTGATTAAATCGGCTTCAATTAACTGAAACTCTTCCGCAGTTGCAGTTTCTTTATAAGCAATTCGCTTTTGCTTGCGTTGCTCTTTATGAAGTTTCATTTGTTTTTTATATGCTTCTATTTCAGTTTGCGCTGCATTTTTTATAGCAACTAATTGTTTTTTAAGAAGTTGTAATTCTTCATTATTCTCAAAAGCATCAATTTGACGGTTGAGTGCATTCAATTTTTCTTCTTCTTTTAAAAAATATCCATCGTTTTTAAGCATATCAAAAACCGGAGGTACGAAAAATGCAACCGAATTGCTGTTTGCCAGCTTTCCTGAATAAGCGGCCAAAAAACCAATTTCATCATCTTTTTGAACCACTAAAACACCAAACATTTTTCCAATTGGCGCTAGTTCAGAATGATTATTTAAACCAAAATTATGATTCAAATTTTCATTTTTCTCTAAAAAAAGCTGTACCTGCTTTGCAGCTATCTCGCACAACGGATGCACATTGTAATAAAACGGAAAGTTTAGTTTTTCAGGAAGAGGTATATGCGAAACATCTTCGGTAAACGAAATAAAACAACTTGTATTTTGTTTTTTTGCTGTTGTCATATACAAAGTATTAATGTCTGAAAAGTACAACTTTTTGCGTTTATTATTAAATCACTGCAAAGGCAATTAGCTGTATATTTGCATACAAAATTAATAAGAAATGTCTTACGTTAATAAAGTTTTAAAGGGAACTTGTCCAAAATGCGGGCAAACCAAAGTGTTTAAAAAGAAAGGAAATCCGTTTTTGTTTTCAATGCCCGTTATGAACGAGCGTTGTGCAAATTGTAACTATTCGTTTCACCGTGAACCTGGTTTTTATTTTGGCGGTATGTATATGAGCTATGCGTTGACTGTTGCAGAAATGGTAGCCGTTTTTGTGTTGGGTTTATTATTTAAACTAAACTTTTTCAGCATTTTTATTGCCGTTGTGGTTGTAATTATTTTGCTATCTACTTTTAATTACCGCATGTCGCGTTTAATGTGGTTGAATTTATTTTACAAAAACGATCAAGAAGAATAGTTAATCTTTGCCTTGTTGAAAAGGTAATTAACGGTCTAGTTGATATTGCTTTTTAAAATCGGATGCCTTGATTCCCGTGTTTTTTTTAAACAAACGCGAAAAATAGGTATAATCGTTAAAACCGAGTTTTAAAGCAATTTCGTTTAAGGTTAAATCGGTATAAAGCAACTGTCTTTTTGCTTCTAAAATTACACGTTCGGTGATAATTTGCGTAGTGGTTTTTTGAGTAACAGATTGCACAATACGGTTTAAATGTTTTTGAGTAATATTCAATAAATCAGCATATTGTGATGCCGATTTGTTTTCTTTAAAATGCAAATCTACCAATTTTTCAAAGTTTGAAAACAAAGTTTGATAATGTTTTAAATGGGTTAGGTTTATGGGGTTTTGTTTTTCGTGAAACCGGTTCAAATGAATATACATTTGGGTAAGATAAGCCACCATCAACTGTTTGTTTTTCAATTGTTGATTGGTGGTTTCGTTAATAATTTGCTCGAACAAAGTCTGAATATGCTTGCTTTGATATTCGTTTAAGTAAATACATTTTTCAGAGAAGTTCGATTCAAAAAACGGAAAATCTTTAATGGAATCATTCAAATAAATCATTTCGTAAAAATCTTCTGAATGAAAGAAAATAAATCCATCGGCATCATCAGACAATTCCCATGAATGCGTTTGTCCGGGATAAAGAAAAAAAACCGAACCTGCCTTTACATCATATCTATTAAAATCAATCTCGTGTGTGCCGGTGCCTTTGGTGAATAAAAAAACGGCATAAAAATTATGCCTATGTGGTTTTTCAATCCGCGAATGATGCAACTGCAAGTGGTTTGCAATGGTATTGGTGTAAAATGAATTGGGACTATTTGTTGTTTTAAAATCGTTAATTTTTAACAGTGTAATTTCAGACATGTTAAATATTTTGTGTAATTAATTATAAATCAATAACTTTGAATCATTACAAAACAGAACTTTGTATTTCATATTTATTTTTTTAAGATTGCTTAGACCTACTGGGCAATCTTTTTTTGGCGATGAATCCAAATAGATAGGTATAAATATACTTATTTTTTCTTTAAGAATACTTATACCGCTTCATAGCATATTTATGTAATTTTCACTACATTTATTGCAAATTGCTACGACATGAAACTTTCTAAACCAATAAAAACAATAGGAATTGTTGCTATAAGCCTTCTCTTGCTTGCCCTTATTGCAAACATCGTCATAAATTTACTTATAAAAAACCAGCTTCCTGCGATTATCAATAAGCAAAACGATACAGCTTATGATTTAACTTACGAAGACCTAAGTTTTTCGATTTTTAATAACAGTATTTCGATTGAAAATGCAGCAATAACACCTAAAAAGCAGCGCAATATTAAGAAAGATATTGATTTCTATGGAAAAATTGAACGAATCAGCGTGACCGGTGTCAATTTTTTTGAATTGATAAAAGATAAAAATTTAAAAGCTTATACCATTTCGGTGATTGGTCCGGATTTAACAGTTATAAAACCACAAGAACGTGACACTTTAAAAAGCACCTCCAAACTTACTTCGGTTATTGATATTGATAAAATTAGCGTAGAAAAAGCTCATTTGCGTATGGTAGATGCTGCAAACGATACGCTTTTTCACGAAGTTTTTAATTTTAATGCAGAAATAAACGGAATTCATATGGGCGAATATACGGCGCAAAAAGACATTCCGTTTACTTATACCGATTACACCTTTAAAATCGATTCGCTTTACAGCAGGGTCAACGATTTGCAGATGGTGAAATCTGAAGAAATTGCAATTGATAAAGACCAAATTTCGGTTACAAATTTTAGAATGCTTCCTTTTAAATCTTCCAAAGAATTCAAGCAAAACGACTTGCAATCAAGCACCCGACTTTTAGTGGAAGTTCCCAAGTTGCATTTAAAAAATACCGATTGGGGATATGAAGGTTTTGACTTGTTTGTAAATGTTCACACTATTGAAATCGATGCTATAAAGGTGCATATCTTAGATCAAAAAGACCAAAAAACGGTTCAAAATGAATTGCCAGATAATTCAAAAAGCAATCAATCGCTTATTCCTTTTAAGCTGGATATTAACGAAATACACATCAATAAATCGGTTTTTAATTCTTTGGAATCATTTATGGTGAACAACGTAAATATCAAAATAAAAAAACTTTCAAACCGAGTAAACCAGCAACTTTCTATTGATGAATTTCAGTTGAATAATCCCAAATTTGTACATATTCCTAAGAAAAATCCTTCAAAAAAGTCAAACAATAACAATGAATTGAACGATTTGGTTTTTATTAAAAAAGTAACCGTAAACAATGCCCACTACACATTAAAAGAGCCTTCAGGCGCTGCCGATAAATTAAGTGTTGAAAAATTTAATTTATCATTAAATAATATTCGGGTGGATGATGAAACACTGGCACAAAAAGTTCCGTTTACCTATGAAAATCCTTTGCTAACCACAGGAAAAATTGATTTTGATACCAATGGAATCTACAAAATACAGGCGCAATCTACCAAAATTCAACAAAAAAATGCATCGGTTACTCATTTTAAATTGATACCTAAGATTTCAAAAGCGCAGCATAAAGCCCAACTAAAATACGCCCAAGATTATTACAATGTTTCGGTTAACAACTTGTTGCTCCATAATTTTACGTGGGGATTTGATGCCCAAGAAGCATTTTTTATTAAATTTAACGAAGTGGTGCTCAACAATATGGATGCTACAATTTATCGCGATGTTTCCGTTCCGCTCAACCCAGAGGAAAATCACTTGTACAGTTACAGATTGCGAAATGTAGAATTTCCGTTTGAAGTAGCCACTTTAAAAATTAAAAATTCTAAGCTTTCTTATTCAGAAGACACCCAAAACACAACCAGTCCGGGCAAGCTCAGTTTTAGTGATTTTAACCTTACTGCTAAAAATCTTTATAGTGGTTACAAGCGTTCATCAGGACCCAAAACACAAATAAACGTGCGTACAAAATTCATGCAACAAGGAGATTTGGTGGCAAGTTGGCAATTTGACATCATGGATCGATCAGAACGATTCAATATCAATGGCGATTTAAAGAATTTTCCTGCCACAGCTATGAATCCGTTCTTGAAACCTTATTTAAATGTGCAGGCCAACGGAACAATTGACCACATGGCTTTTAACTTCAGCGGAAACAACAATACCGCAAACGGACATTATGCTATGGATTTCAACAATCTGAAAATGAAGCTGTTTAATAAAGAAAACAAAGAACGGAAACTGTTAACGGCAGCTGCCAATTTGGTGGTGCGAACTGATACCGATGGATTTAAAAAAGTAGCAATAAAACCTGTGGACCGCATCAAAGAAAAATCGTTCTTTAATTATTTGTGGCAATGTATTATGCAAGGGCTAAAGCAAACGGTTATTTAAAAATGTGTTTTATCTTTACAAAAAATCCTGATTAAAATGAAAACAATACTAATTACGGGCGCTAGTTCAGGAATTGGCTATGCGACTGCCAAAAAATTAGCTGCAGGCAACCGATTGATACTTTGTGGAAGACGAGTGGAACGTTTGCAAAAACTACAAACCGAGCTTGCCGATACACCTACTTTAATACTAACATTTGATGTGTCCCAAAAAGAAGAAGTTTTTAATGCTTTTGATACAATTCCTGTTGAATGGCAAAACATCGATGTATTGATTAACAATGCCGGAAATGCACATGGTTTGGCAAGTTTTCAAGATGCCGATTTAGATGACTTAGACGCTATGATAAACAGCAACGTTAAAGGATTGATTTATGTAACCAAAGCATGTTTGCCTTTTATTAAAAATTCTAGTGAAGCACATATTGTCAACATTTCATCGATTGCCGGCAAGCAAGTATATGCAAACGGCGGAACATATTGTGCATCAAAATGGGCGGTTGAAGCCCTTACAAAAGGTATGCGATTAGATTTTCTTCCTTTGGGAATAAAAGTCACCGGAATTGCACCC is from Paenimyroides aestuarii and encodes:
- a CDS encoding RluA family pseudouridine synthase — its product is MTTAKKQNTSCFISFTEDVSHIPLPEKLNFPFYYNVHPLCEIAAKQVQLFLEKNENLNHNFGLNNHSELAPIGKMFGVLVVQKDDEIGFLAAYSGKLANSNSVAFFVPPVFDMLKNDGYFLKEEEKLNALNRQIDAFENNEELQLLKKQLVAIKNAAQTEIEAYKKQMKLHKEQRKQKRIAYKETATAEEFQLIEADLIKQSLHEKHLLRVLTANYQSKENEISNQIAGFQDKINHLKEQRKAQSNALQHWLFNNYTFLNAHNKEKSLVAIFKTALHSQPPAGAGECCAPKLFQYAFQHQLKPIALAEFWWGVPPKSEVRKHKQFYPSCWGKCEPILAHMMQGLKVEENPFLQNPAAGKELEIVYDDAYLVIVNKPAEFLSVPGINISDSVYERIKKRYPQATGPLIVHRLDMSTSGLMVLAKNKEIHENLQKQFIKRRVKKSYIALLDGVVQNKSGTIELPLRVDLDDRPRQVVCFDYGKMGVTTFKVLEQNEKTTRIQYVPITGRTHQLRVHSAHNLGLNAPIKGDDLYGTKADRLYLHANMLEFHHPVRNEKMCFELPPDF
- a CDS encoding DUF983 domain-containing protein, with translation MSYVNKVLKGTCPKCGQTKVFKKKGNPFLFSMPVMNERCANCNYSFHREPGFYFGGMYMSYALTVAEMVAVFVLGLLFKLNFFSIFIAVVVVIILLSTFNYRMSRLMWLNLFYKNDQEE
- a CDS encoding AraC family transcriptional regulator, with translation MSEITLLKINDFKTTNSPNSFYTNTIANHLQLHHSRIEKPHRHNFYAVFLFTKGTGTHEIDFNRYDVKAGSVFFLYPGQTHSWELSDDADGFIFFHSEDFYEMIYLNDSIKDFPFFESNFSEKCIYLNEYQSKHIQTLFEQIINETTNQQLKNKQLMVAYLTQMYIHLNRFHEKQNPINLTHLKHYQTLFSNFEKLVDLHFKENKSASQYADLLNITQKHLNRIVQSVTQKTTTQIITERVILEAKRQLLYTDLTLNEIALKLGFNDYTYFSRLFKKNTGIKASDFKKQYQLDR
- a CDS encoding DUF748 domain-containing protein gives rise to the protein MKLSKPIKTIGIVAISLLLLALIANIVINLLIKNQLPAIINKQNDTAYDLTYEDLSFSIFNNSISIENAAITPKKQRNIKKDIDFYGKIERISVTGVNFFELIKDKNLKAYTISVIGPDLTVIKPQERDTLKSTSKLTSVIDIDKISVEKAHLRMVDAANDTLFHEVFNFNAEINGIHMGEYTAQKDIPFTYTDYTFKIDSLYSRVNDLQMVKSEEIAIDKDQISVTNFRMLPFKSSKEFKQNDLQSSTRLLVEVPKLHLKNTDWGYEGFDLFVNVHTIEIDAIKVHILDQKDQKTVQNELPDNSKSNQSLIPFKLDINEIHINKSVFNSLESFMVNNVNIKIKKLSNRVNQQLSIDEFQLNNPKFVHIPKKNPSKKSNNNNELNDLVFIKKVTVNNAHYTLKEPSGAADKLSVEKFNLSLNNIRVDDETLAQKVPFTYENPLLTTGKIDFDTNGIYKIQAQSTKIQQKNASVTHFKLIPKISKAQHKAQLKYAQDYYNVSVNNLLLHNFTWGFDAQEAFFIKFNEVVLNNMDATIYRDVSVPLNPEENHLYSYRLRNVEFPFEVATLKIKNSKLSYSEDTQNTTSPGKLSFSDFNLTAKNLYSGYKRSSGPKTQINVRTKFMQQGDLVASWQFDIMDRSERFNINGDLKNFPATAMNPFLKPYLNVQANGTIDHMAFNFSGNNNTANGHYAMDFNNLKMKLFNKENKERKLLTAAANLVVRTDTDGFKKVAIKPVDRIKEKSFFNYLWQCIMQGLKQTVI
- a CDS encoding SDR family NAD(P)-dependent oxidoreductase; protein product: MKTILITGASSGIGYATAKKLAAGNRLILCGRRVERLQKLQTELADTPTLILTFDVSQKEEVFNAFDTIPVEWQNIDVLINNAGNAHGLASFQDADLDDLDAMINSNVKGLIYVTKACLPFIKNSSEAHIVNISSIAGKQVYANGGTYCASKWAVEALTKGMRLDFLPLGIKVTGIAPGAVETEFSLVRFKGNEAIANKVYQGYQPLKAEDIAETIAFAVNQPKHVQVADITILPQTQADATTILKQVDE